The region GATATTGGTTCGATATTTAGAATTTCCTGTAAACGGGTGTCATTGGTAATTACTTCAACCCGCATACTATCTACCAGGTTTTGGGCAAGTTTATATGATGTTGAGGTTACAAAATAAAGCCAGTAAGAAGAAAGCTTGGGAGACATAATCGGGACGCTCAAGATCCATAGTTTTAGATTTCGAACTTCGGCATATTTCAGCATCATTTGCTTATAAGTAAGTACATCTGGCCCGCCAACATCAAAAGATTGATTATAGCATTCTTCTTTTCCAATAACGCCTGTTAGAAATTTAATGATGTCACGAATAGAAATTGGCTGGCATTTGGTTTCTACCCAGCTAGGGGTGATCATCACCGGCAATTTTTCGCATAAATCCCTTATAATTTCAAAAGAAGAACTTCCTGAACCTACAATAATGGCCGCACGTAAAACGGTAAGATTAAATTGTCCTTTATAAAGTATTTTTTCTACTTTTTTTCTTGATTTTAAATGTTTGGAAAGCTCTTCTTCGTTAATGATTCCGCTTAAATAGATTACCTGCTTTACCGAGGTGCCGGCCATAATTTTATTAAAGTTCTCTGCGGCCTCAGATTCCTGGGTGTCAAAATTATCGGTAGAGCCACTCATAGAATGAATAAGATAGTAGGCTACATCAATATTCTTTATTTTTTCAGGAGCTTCATCATCTTTTAAAAAATCGAGTTCTACGACCTCTACTTTTTCCAGTAATTCTTCGTTAGAGGTAAAACGGTTTTTGTTTCGAACCGCACATATTACTTCGTGCCCCTTTTGAAGAAGTTCGGGAAGCATACGCATTCCTATATAACCATTGGCACCCGTTAAGAGAATTCTCATAGAAAGATTTTAAGCTTAAAGTACCAATTAAATTAGTACTTTTCATCTCGATTAGTAAAACTTTATAAAATGAATAACGTCCTGAAAATAGTGCTTTTATTAATTGGAATAGGAATGATTGCTTACGGATTATACCGGCTAATTACACCCGAATTCGTCCTTGATGCCGGGCCTCTGCAAATTGAAGCTCACGGCGATAACACGCAATCTTATGCCATGATAGGTTTTGGCATTTTAGCCCTTATTGGCGGACTTGCATTTGGGAAGCGCTAAACAAGTCTAAAGATCTCCTATTTGGGTAAGTGCGTTATCTGCTTTATAGTCCAGAATCTTTTTAAAATATTTATGTATCGCAGGCGTATCGGCTCTTACCTTAATTTTAGAATGATCCCTGTATATAGAATATTCTTCAGCTTTGCCCTTATAAAGATGGAGTTTGTAATAGGGGATAACCAGCGCGTAAGTTTCCAGTAAAGACCTAAACATCACGATAATTCCGTTGGGCCGCATTTCAACATTACAGGTGTTGGCATTATTATCTAGAACCAGGAGATTGTGAATATCAATACTGGTATCGGTAATATGTAGTTTTGGCGATCCTGTTCCGTTTAATTTCATTCGCGCAAGTAGCGTAAAAGGCTTGCCAACTTCCTTGTCAATTTTCTCTTTGGTTTTGCTGCGGTTATAGGAGATATTCAATAACATAGCTTTTTGTTTAAAGATAAGTAAATTACATCGGGACATGCTCATGAAGTATTAAGAAAAAATAATTTACAATTTCGAGACAAGTCTCGGTGCATTTAATCTCGATTATCGAGTAAATTATAGGCAAAAGCCTATTTTCTGTTATCTTTGCAGGGCTTAAAACAATAAATAGAAGTAAGAAATGAAACTCCAAAGTACCCTCGCTACCCACGTAAAAGATGCTGTTAAAAAGACCTATGGTGTTGAAATTGATAACTTAGAATTTCAGCCTACGCGTAAGGATTTTGAAGGCGATATTACTTTGGTGACTTTCCCAATGCTGAAGGCTCTTAAAACAAATCCCGTAAAACTTGGAGAAGAGATTGGAACTTATTTAACTGAAAATGTTGCTGAAGTTTCCGGATTTAATGTGGTGAAAGGCTTTTTGAACATTGTTTTAAGCGATGCCTATTTTCTCGATTTTTTCAGTGAAATGAAAGACAGAGAAAATTTTGGGATACTTCCCGCTGCGGAAGATGCTAAAGGGATTATGGTTGAATATTCTTCGCCAAATACCAATAAACCTTTGCACTTAGGGCATATTAGAAATATTCTTTTAGGCTTTTCCGTTGCAGAAATTTTAAATGCTGCCGGAAATAAAGCCTATAAAACCCAGATTATTAACGATCGGGGAATTCATATTTGTAAATCTATGCTCGCCTGGGAGCGCTTCGGAAACGGAGAAACTCCAGAGTCTACCGGGTTGAAAGGCGATAAACTGGTGGGGAATTACTACGTAAAATTTGACCAGGAATACAAAAAGGAAATTTCCGAATTAATGGAAACCAAAGGAATTTCTGAACAAGCCGCGAAAGCTGAAGCTCCAATTTTAGTTGAAGCCAAGCAAATGTTGCTAAAATGGGAAGCCGGCGATCCAGAAGTGGTTGCGCTTTGGGAGAAAATGAATCAATGGGTTTATGATGGTTTTGAGAAAACCTACGATGCTTTAGGCGTAGATTTCGATAAAAATTATTACGAAAGTGATACTTATCTTTTAGGAAAAGATGTAGTGAACCAGGGACTTGAAAAAGGCGTTTTTTATAAAAAAGAAGATGGTAGTGTTTGGATAGATCTTACCGATGAAGGTCTGGATGAAAAAATCGTTTTACGAAGCGATGGTACCGCGGTATATATGACCCAGGATATTGGTACCGCCATCCAACGGGTAAAGGATTTCGATATTAACGGGATGGTTTACACCGTAGGGAACGAACAGGATTACCACTTTAAAGTTCTATTTTTAATTCTGAAAAAACTCGGATTTGACTGGGCAGATTACCTGTATCATTTAAGTTACGGAATGGTAGATTTGCCTAGCGGAAAAATGAAAAGTAGGGAAGGAACCGTTGTAGATGCCGATGATCTTATCGCTGAAATGACCGAAACTGCCCGAAATATTTCTGAAGAATTAGGGAAATTAGACGGTTATACCGAAGTTGAAAAAGAAGAGCTCTACCGGATGATCGGGTTGGGAGCTTTGAAATATTATATTTTAAAAGTAGATCCTAAAAAACGAATCTTATTTAATCCGGAAGAATCGGTAGATTTCCAGGGGAACACCGGTCCGTTTATTCAATATACTTACGCGAGAATTCAATCTATAATTAGGAAAGCCGATTTCGATTTTAAGAAACCGGTTGAAGATGGTTATGAATTTCACGAAAAAGAACGTTCGTTAATCAAGCAGCTTCAGCTATATCCTGAAACAATTCAGTTGGCGGCCGAAAATCATAGTCCGGCGCTTATTGCTAATTACACTTACGAGCTGGTAAAAGAATTCAATTCATTTTATCAAAATGTAACAATCCTGGGAACCGAAGATATTACCGAAAAAACATTAAGAGTGCAATTGGCCAATAGTGTGGGGAATGTTATAAAATCTTCCTTCGGCTTATTGGGAATCCAGGTGCCTGAAAGAATGTAGAAAGCCCCCTAGTGGGGAATAAAGGCTGATGATTTTAATTTTAGATTTGAACAAAACGGAAAACAGAGAACCGACAACTGAGAACTGAAATAAAAGTTTTCACTTCAGGCTCAAATCATTAAATTTGCAATTCGTTGAAAAAGCGAAATGTATAAAGCTTATTGAAATATAAGGAGTTTTATATCTCCTGCAGGGTTTATAAATCCTTGGAGGTATTGCTGATTTTTAGACCTACGAGTTGTAAAAAAATCTCGCAGGAAGTTGAATTTTAAGTTTAAAATATCGAGGCTTGCCTCAACAAAATTATACTCTTTCCCGATAGCTTTGGGAAGGATTAAACCATAGGAAAAATTATGTTTGATAGTTTAAGTGATAAGTTAGATAATGCCTTACACGTTTTAAAAGGGCACGGCCAGATTACCGAGGTAAACGTTGCCGAAACTTTAAAGGAAGTGAGACGTGCTTTGGTGGATGCCGATGTGAACTATAAAATAGCCAAAGACTTTACCAATATTGTAAAGGAAAAGGCATTGGGACAGGACGTTTTGACCGCCCTGAAACCAGGCCAGATGATGGTGAAATTGGTGAAAGATGAACTTACCCAGTTAATGGGTGGAGAAGCCGAAGGAATTAACCTTTCCGGCGACCCTTCTATTATTCTTATGTCTGGATTGCAGGGTAGTGGTAAAACTACTTTTTCCGGAAAACTTGCTAATTTTCTAAAAACAAAGAAGTCTAAAAAACCACTTTTGGTTGCTTGTGATGTTTATCGTCCTGCGGCGATCAACCAGTTGCACGTAGTTGGTGACCAGGTTGGTGTTGAGGTGTTTTCAGATGAAGGCAACCAGGATCCGGTGGCTATTTCCAAAGCTGCCATTGCCCACGCCAAACAAAACGGACATAATGTAGTGATTATAGATACCGCCGGTCGTTTAGCTGTAGATGAGGCGATGATGGCCGAAATTTCAAATATCCACGAAGCTATCCAACCGCACGAGACTTTATTCGTGGTAGATTCTATGACGGGTCAGGATGCGGTGAATACAGCAAAGACCTTTAATGAAAGATTGAATTTTGACGGAGTAATCCTTACAAAATTAGATGGTGATACTCGTGGTGGTGCGGCTATTTCTATTAAATCTGTAGTTAACAAGCCTATTAAATTTATTGGTACCGGGGAGAAAATGGACGCGTTAGATGTGTTCTATCCAGACCGTATGGCCGATAGGATTCTTGGGATGGGAGATGTTGTTTCACTTGTAGAACGTGCCCAGGAACAATATGATGAAGAAGAAGCAAGAAAACTTCAGAAGAAAATTGCCAAGAACCAGTTTGGTTTTGACGATTTCCTCAAGCAATTACAGCAGATAAAAAAGATGGGGTCTATGAAAGACCTTATGGGAATGATTCCGGGAGCGGGGAAAATGCTGAAAGATGTAGATATTGATGATGATGCCTTTAAAGGAATTGAAGCAATAATCCACTCGATGACTCCCGAAGAACGAAGCAATCCAAAAGTTATAAATTCAAGCCGTAAGAAACGAATTAGTAAAGGTTCAGGAACTACAGTTCAGGAAGTGAACCAATTGTTAAAGCAATTCAACCAGATGGGTAAAATGATGAAGATGATGCAAGGTGGCGGTGGCCAGAAGATGATGCAGATGATGAAGGGAATGAAGTAGAACTCAGTAGGCAGTTATTGCAGTCTCAGTTGGCAGTTAAAATTAACGTTTTAAATATGGATTTTAAGTCGCTACGCGCTTATGAGATTGGCTTTGAACTTGCTATGGGGATATTCGAAGTTTCCAGGGGATTTCCCAAAGAGGAAACTTATTCACTTACCGATCAAATAAGAAGAAGTTCAAGATCGGTTTGTGTAAATGTTGCTGAAGCTTATAGAAAGAGAAGATACGAGAAGCATTTTATAAGTAAATTAACTGATAGTGATGCTGAGAACGCCGAAACTCAAAGCTGGTTAGAGTTTGCTTTTGCTTGTAAGTACATAGATTTAGATACAAAAGATAAATTGATTAAGAAAAGTCACGAAGTAGGAAAGCTTCTGAACTTTATGATTAATAATCCCGGGAGATTTGGAGTGGGTGTAAATTAAAAACTGCCAACTGCAACTGCCAACTGAAAACTGACCATGAATATTTTAGACGGAAAAAAAACCAGCAACGATATTAAAGATGAGATTGCTGCTGAAGTTGAAAAAATTAAAAATAGAGGTGAGAAAGTACCTCATTTGGCTGCGATAATTGTTGGTAACGACGGCGCTAGCTTAACCTACGTAAATGCAAAAGTAAAATCCTGTAAACGTGTAGGTTTCGAATCTTCTTTGTATAGATTGCCCAATACGGTAAGTGAACTGGAACTTCTGGACAAGATTGAAGAACTAAACCAGAATAACGATATAGACGGATTTATTGTTCAGTTGCCTTTACCACCACAAATTGATACTCAAAAAGTTTTAAATGCTGTAGATCCAGATAAAGATGTAGATGGATTTCATCCTACTAATTTTGGAAAAATGGCGTTGGATATGACGTCTTTTATTCCGGCGACGCCGTTTGGGATTCTAGAATTATTGGAGCGTTATGATATTCCTACTAAAGGAAAACATACCGTGGTAATTGGGAGAAGTTATATCGTAGGAAGGCCAATGAGTATTTTGATGGGAAGAAGTGGTTTCCCGGGGAACTCAACCGTAACCCTGACTCACGAATTCACTAAAAACATTACACAAATAACCTCCCAGGCCGATATCATCATTATCGCGGTTGGAATTCCAGATTTTCTTAAAGCAGAGATGATTAAAGATGATGCAGTAATTATCGACGTTGGAATTACCAGGGTGCCTAATGATGAAGCCGAAAAAGGCTATGTGATTAAAGGTGATGTTGATTTTGAAAATGTAAGCAAACGAGCATCATACATTACGCCTGTTCCGGGTGGAGTAGGGCCAATGACGGTTTCTATGTTGCTCAAAAATACATTGCTAGCAACGGAACGCCATAAAAAAAGAGTAAAAGAAAATAGCAAAACCAGAACTGCTTAAAGTTTTCAGTAAAAAAAAAGTCCTTCCAAATCTTACAATTAGAAGGATTTGACAGGACTTTTTTATTTATTATAATTCAGGGAAAAATAGAGGTTTAATCTTCTTCTAATTTCCAGTCTAAATATTTATGTAGATCAGTTTCAATAAACCTTAAAGTTACTGTGAGCAGGGCAAAATCATCTACATAACCAATTCCGGGAAGAAAATCGGGAACAATATCTAATGGGTTCAATACATATAGCAATACAAATGCAACTGCTGCTATAGAAAACCAGGGTACATTGGTATAAACGCCCTTTCGGTAGTCTTTTAACATACCAAACATCACTTTACCCAGTTCAGTATATTTTCTTAAGGCACCTGAATTATTAATCTTGTCATCAATTTCTTTTTGATTATTCATGGCAATATCAATATCACCATCTTTAACCTGAGTAGCTCCTTTTTTAAGGTATTTCTCATCAATTTCTTCTTTCTTTTTACTAAACATATTCATAATTCTTCATTTTTTGATTAGTATTTATTTTTAAAGTCGGTCGTGGGCATTACCGTATTCCTTTTTATAAATTTTCAGTATTAATAAAAACAGCGAAATAAGCAAAGGCCCAAAAATTAATCCTATAAACCCGAAAAGCTGAACCCCTACAATTACACCAAAAAGGGTGATAAGTGGGTGAACTGCTGCAAGTCTATCTAAAATATAAAGTCTAATAATATTATCTGTAGAGCCAACAACCACAAACCCGTAGATTAACATGGCAATGGCCTGCCAGTTATCGCCCTGGGCAATTAGGAGTATCACTACTGGGAGAATCCCTATGGCTGTTCCAATAAAAGGTATCATAGATCCTATAGCGGTTATTACAAACCAAAAGAAAGGATCTGGCACACCAAAAATTAAATACCCAATAAGTGCTATTATTCCCTGAAAAATTGCGACCAGCGGAATACCCAATGCATTAGATTTTACAAGTTGATCACTCTCTTTTGCTATTATCTCCAGGTTGTCATTTCCCAGCGGGATATAGGAGATAAGAGACGATTTCATAGAATCTCTTTTTACCAGCATATAGTAAAGCATAAAATACATAATACCAATAGCTATAAAAGCGTCAAACGTGCCGCCTGCCAGGCTTTGCAGGTTTCCAGACATCCAGTTTGCAACCGAAGAAGTGTCTATAGATTCACTCACGCTATAGCCTATATACGTTTCGGCTTCATTGAGCTGCTCTTTTACGGCTCTAATTACACGTTCAGAATTTGCAACTGCTTTACTTATTTTTGAAGTAAGCATAATTACAATTAGAATAATGGGCACCAGGATGCCTACAAAAGATCCTGCCATTAAAAGCGCTGCTGCTACCGGAGGTTTCCAGCCCCTGGCCAGTAATTTTTTCATCCAATTACGCAAAAGAACATATAAAGTAATTGCCCCTAAAACCCCCGAGAGGTATGGGATAATTTCTTTAAAAATTAAAACCGTTAAAAAGAGAATGAGCATTAGTACGAAAATCTGCCGTACCAGTGCCGGTTTTAATCTATCCATATTTTTGCGCTTGGTTGGTTATTTTGCAAATAGCTGTTCTTTATTTTTAAAAGCTTTAAATTCTAATGCGTTTCCGCTGGGGTCTTTAAAAAACATGGTGGCCTGCTCGCCTACCTGACCCTCAAAACGGATGTAAGGTTCTATTTCAAACTCAATATTTTTTGATCTTAATAAATTAGCAAATTCCTGGAATACTTCCCATTCTAGAACTACTCCAAAATGAGGTACGGGCACATCTTTGCCATCTACAGGGTTGCTGTGCGCTTTTTCGGTTTCGTTAGCCGGTTTATAATGAATTACCAATTGGTGACCAAAAAAATTAAAATCTACCCAGTGATCGCTGCTGCGGCCTTCGCCACAACCCAGGATTTCTTTATAAAATTTTCTGGCTTTTTGTAAATCTGAAACCGGTATGGCTAAATGAAATGGCTGTACCTTCATAAATCTTAACTTAGTTAATCTAAAATTCTACGCAATTAAAATTAACATGTAATCTTAACATGCCGGCAAGGCATTGCGCTAATAATGTGTTAAGATTTATTTCCACGGGATCCCGTGGCTTTTTTTTCTGAATTTTTTAATCTGGAAGCTTCTTCTGTTTTGCTAGATTCATCTAGCATCCTGTTAATGGTTGCGAGCTCTTCTTGAGTAAGGTCGCGGTATGTGCCTACGGGAACATCCAGGCTCACATTCATGATTCTAATCCGTTTTAGCGCGGCAACTTCAAAACCTAAAAATTCGCACATTCTACGAATTTGACGGTTTAGTCCCTGGGTTAGCACAATTCTAAAATCGTTTCTTCCCAATTTCTCCACTTCGCATTTTTTAGTGGTAGTCCCTAGAATAGGAACGCCATTACCCATTCTGCGAATAAAATCTGGAGTGATGGGTTTATTAACGGAAACTATATATTCCTTCTCGTGGTTGTTCCTGGCGCGTAAGATCTTATTAACAATATCGCCATCGTTGGTAAGAAAAATAAGTCCTTCGCTGGGTTTGTCGAGCCGGCCAATAGGAAAAATCCGTTTTGGATAATTTATGTAATCAATAATGTTATCCTTTTCCACGCGGGTATCAGTAGTACAAACAATGCCTACCGGTTTGTTGAAAGCGAGATAAACATTAGGTTCTTTTTTTTCTGCTTCAGAAACTGCTTTTCCGTCAACTTTTACCACATCATCGGGGCCAATTTTAGTGCCCATCTCAGGTACGACTCCGTTAATGGTCACCCGGCCCTGATCTATGAGTTTGTCGGCGGCACGGCGGGAACAATAACCAATTTCACTTAGGTATTTGTTTATTCGGGTAAGCTTCTGTTCAGACATAAAAAAGATTGTGCTGCAAAGATACAAGAATTCAGCGCGAAACTAATTTTTTAAAAAATAATCAAGGTACAGGCAACCTTTTGTAACTTTCCTGCGTCTATGTAAATAGAAGGCCTTTTAATTAGAAAACCGGGTGAAAGTAATTCAACTTTTTAAAAATGAAACTCAATTAATAAAGCGTGCGGCTAAAAAAGACCGTAAGGCGCAACGGGAATTATATGAGTTACATTCAGGAAAAATGCTTAGCGTTTGCCGGCAGTATATAAAAGATATGCACCACGCTGAAGAAGTTATGCTAAACGGATTTCTAAAAGTGTTTACCCACCTTAAGGATTTTGAATCTAAAGGAAGTTTTGAAGGCTGGATAAGAAAAATTATGG is a window of Salegentibacter salegens DNA encoding:
- a CDS encoding SDR family oxidoreductase; its protein translation is MRILLTGANGYIGMRMLPELLQKGHEVICAVRNKNRFTSNEELLEKVEVVELDFLKDDEAPEKIKNIDVAYYLIHSMSGSTDNFDTQESEAAENFNKIMAGTSVKQVIYLSGIINEEELSKHLKSRKKVEKILYKGQFNLTVLRAAIIVGSGSSSFEIIRDLCEKLPVMITPSWVETKCQPISIRDIIKFLTGVIGKEECYNQSFDVGGPDVLTYKQMMLKYAEVRNLKLWILSVPIMSPKLSSYWLYFVTSTSYKLAQNLVDSMRVEVITNDTRLQEILNIEPISYTEAIELAFYKIEQNQVISSWKDSLSSGRFRKELNKYIQVPKYGCLQDKQSAKVENPEEVLERIWAIGGLNGWYYGNWLWKFRGYIDKFFGGVGLRRGRTHPNKIASGDSLDFWRVLLADKEEKRLLLFAEMKVPGEAWLEFCIDKENVLHQTATFRPKGIWGRLYWYAMYPFHYFIFEGMLNKIAKGEPKKQIA
- the argS gene encoding arginine--tRNA ligase; the encoded protein is MKLQSTLATHVKDAVKKTYGVEIDNLEFQPTRKDFEGDITLVTFPMLKALKTNPVKLGEEIGTYLTENVAEVSGFNVVKGFLNIVLSDAYFLDFFSEMKDRENFGILPAAEDAKGIMVEYSSPNTNKPLHLGHIRNILLGFSVAEILNAAGNKAYKTQIINDRGIHICKSMLAWERFGNGETPESTGLKGDKLVGNYYVKFDQEYKKEISELMETKGISEQAAKAEAPILVEAKQMLLKWEAGDPEVVALWEKMNQWVYDGFEKTYDALGVDFDKNYYESDTYLLGKDVVNQGLEKGVFYKKEDGSVWIDLTDEGLDEKIVLRSDGTAVYMTQDIGTAIQRVKDFDINGMVYTVGNEQDYHFKVLFLILKKLGFDWADYLYHLSYGMVDLPSGKMKSREGTVVDADDLIAEMTETARNISEELGKLDGYTEVEKEELYRMIGLGALKYYILKVDPKKRILFNPEESVDFQGNTGPFIQYTYARIQSIIRKADFDFKKPVEDGYEFHEKERSLIKQLQLYPETIQLAAENHSPALIANYTYELVKEFNSFYQNVTILGTEDITEKTLRVQLANSVGNVIKSSFGLLGIQVPERM
- the ffh gene encoding signal recognition particle protein, producing the protein MFDSLSDKLDNALHVLKGHGQITEVNVAETLKEVRRALVDADVNYKIAKDFTNIVKEKALGQDVLTALKPGQMMVKLVKDELTQLMGGEAEGINLSGDPSIILMSGLQGSGKTTFSGKLANFLKTKKSKKPLLVACDVYRPAAINQLHVVGDQVGVEVFSDEGNQDPVAISKAAIAHAKQNGHNVVIIDTAGRLAVDEAMMAEISNIHEAIQPHETLFVVDSMTGQDAVNTAKTFNERLNFDGVILTKLDGDTRGGAAISIKSVVNKPIKFIGTGEKMDALDVFYPDRMADRILGMGDVVSLVERAQEQYDEEEARKLQKKIAKNQFGFDDFLKQLQQIKKMGSMKDLMGMIPGAGKMLKDVDIDDDAFKGIEAIIHSMTPEERSNPKVINSSRKKRISKGSGTTVQEVNQLLKQFNQMGKMMKMMQGGGGQKMMQMMKGMK
- a CDS encoding four helix bundle protein yields the protein MDFKSLRAYEIGFELAMGIFEVSRGFPKEETYSLTDQIRRSSRSVCVNVAEAYRKRRYEKHFISKLTDSDAENAETQSWLEFAFACKYIDLDTKDKLIKKSHEVGKLLNFMINNPGRFGVGVN
- a CDS encoding bifunctional 5,10-methylenetetrahydrofolate dehydrogenase/5,10-methenyltetrahydrofolate cyclohydrolase translates to MNILDGKKTSNDIKDEIAAEVEKIKNRGEKVPHLAAIIVGNDGASLTYVNAKVKSCKRVGFESSLYRLPNTVSELELLDKIEELNQNNDIDGFIVQLPLPPQIDTQKVLNAVDPDKDVDGFHPTNFGKMALDMTSFIPATPFGILELLERYDIPTKGKHTVVIGRSYIVGRPMSILMGRSGFPGNSTVTLTHEFTKNITQITSQADIIIIAVGIPDFLKAEMIKDDAVIIDVGITRVPNDEAEKGYVIKGDVDFENVSKRASYITPVPGGVGPMTVSMLLKNTLLATERHKKRVKENSKTRTA
- a CDS encoding YkvA family protein — encoded protein: MNMFSKKKEEIDEKYLKKGATQVKDGDIDIAMNNQKEIDDKINNSGALRKYTELGKVMFGMLKDYRKGVYTNVPWFSIAAVAFVLLYVLNPLDIVPDFLPGIGYVDDFALLTVTLRFIETDLHKYLDWKLEED
- a CDS encoding AI-2E family transporter, coding for MDRLKPALVRQIFVLMLILFLTVLIFKEIIPYLSGVLGAITLYVLLRNWMKKLLARGWKPPVAAALLMAGSFVGILVPIILIVIMLTSKISKAVANSERVIRAVKEQLNEAETYIGYSVSESIDTSSVANWMSGNLQSLAGGTFDAFIAIGIMYFMLYYMLVKRDSMKSSLISYIPLGNDNLEIIAKESDQLVKSNALGIPLVAIFQGIIALIGYLIFGVPDPFFWFVITAIGSMIPFIGTAIGILPVVILLIAQGDNWQAIAMLIYGFVVVGSTDNIIRLYILDRLAAVHPLITLFGVIVGVQLFGFIGLIFGPLLISLFLLILKIYKKEYGNAHDRL
- a CDS encoding VOC family protein, translated to MKVQPFHLAIPVSDLQKARKFYKEILGCGEGRSSDHWVDFNFFGHQLVIHYKPANETEKAHSNPVDGKDVPVPHFGVVLEWEVFQEFANLLRSKNIEFEIEPYIRFEGQVGEQATMFFKDPSGNALEFKAFKNKEQLFAK
- the rluF gene encoding 23S rRNA pseudouridine(2604) synthase RluF, with protein sequence MSEQKLTRINKYLSEIGYCSRRAADKLIDQGRVTINGVVPEMGTKIGPDDVVKVDGKAVSEAEKKEPNVYLAFNKPVGIVCTTDTRVEKDNIIDYINYPKRIFPIGRLDKPSEGLIFLTNDGDIVNKILRARNNHEKEYIVSVNKPITPDFIRRMGNGVPILGTTTKKCEVEKLGRNDFRIVLTQGLNRQIRRMCEFLGFEVAALKRIRIMNVSLDVPVGTYRDLTQEELATINRMLDESSKTEEASRLKNSEKKATGSRGNKS